In the genome of Microcoleus vaginatus PCC 9802, the window CGAGGACAGAAAGAATTAGAGCTTCTTCAAAGACGATGCCGAGTAAATAAACATTGCGGTAGCCCATCGCTTTGAAAGTAGCGTATTCTCCCATGTGGTCGCTGACATCGGTTGAGAGAACTTGATAAACAATAATGACACCAACTACAAAACCCATCGCGACGCCTAAATTAAACACAAAGCCGATCGCAGTATTCTTAGCCCAATAGTTTTTCTCAAAATCGATAAATTCTTGTTTGGTTAGTACCTTGACATCTGGCGGTAAATATGATTTCAAAACTTGTTGAACTTCCACGGGGTCAGCACCCGGTTGCAGTTGAATTAATCCGGCATTGACACTCGCGGCGTTTTGTCTGGGAAACAGGCGCAGGTAATTTTGATCGCTAGTCATCAAAATACCGTCGGCGGCAAAAGATGCTCCAACTGTGAATAAACCGCTGACGTTAATCGTGCGTCGCTCGACCTCAGCTTTAACGGCTTTTCCTCGATCGATTTGCGCGATCGTTCCTTGGTAATCTCCCCTAGAAGCTCGATCGAACAGCACGGTATCCGGCAATTTAATCGCGCTCAAATTTTGGTTAACTTCTGGAAGCGCAAACGCAGGCTGATTCGGATTGAAACCGACCACCATCAGCGACGTTTCGCGCCGAGTTTCGGGATTTTTCCAGTTAGCAATTTTCACGTAAAGCGGCTCGGCTGATTTCACGCCCGGTACGTTCATTGCTTGATACAATCTGCGCCTGGGGAAGGAAGACAAATTAATCAAATTTCGCGCTTGGGGGTGAATCAAAACTAAGTCTGTTTGCAAGGCTTGATGCAGCCGCGTATTGCTGGTGTAAAGCGCATTTTGAAAGCCTAACTGCATGAACATCAAAACGTCAGCAAAGGCAATTCCTGCTACTGCAACCAGCATTCGCCCTTTGTCGTGACTCAGTTGCAGCCATCCGAGGGGAGTTCTGCGTCTTAATTGTTGTAAGGGTTGGATGAGTCCAATCATAGGATTTTAGATTTTAGATGTTGGATTTTGGATTGAAGAAAGCGACCCTGCGGTTTAAGTCTTCTTAATCTTTAATTTCCCCGATCGCCACTTTGACTTGCAAATTGGTTAATCCCGCTACTTTCTGGCTGGAAGGTGCATCCAAACGCACTTTTACTTCCACAATTCGACCATCAATATTCGCAGAAGGATCGGTGTTAACAATGTTTTGCCGCTGCACTTGCAAACCAATATGTTCGACAGTTCCGCGCAATTCGCCGGTCAAAGCATCGCTAGTAATTTTGGCGGTTTGTCCGAGGCGTACTTTGTCCACATCGCTTTCGTAGATTTCCGCAACAGCTAGCATCTCGCGAGTTTGTCCCAGTTCGACAATGCCGTCGTTTCCTACCCTTTCCCCCGGATGCGTGTGAATTTTCAGGACTTGGGCGTCTCTGGGAGCACGGATGTAAGCTAGATCCAGATTGGCTTTGGCGCCTTTGGCTGCTGAAGTGGCGGAACTGACTTCGGCGGCGGCTGCTGCTATGTCAACGGGACGCACTTCGGCGATGCGATCGAGATTTGCCACGGCTTCATTAATCTGCTGTTGTCGAGATTCCTGAATTTGGCTGAGTTTGGCTTGCGCTTCGTTAATTTGTTGTTGGCGGGATTGCTGAATTTGGTTGAGTTTGGCTTGGGCTTCGTTAATCTGCTGTTGGCGGGATTGCTGAATTTGATTCAGTTTTGCCTTTCCTTCGTTGAGTTGCTGTTGAGTTGTTTCGGCGGCGAGGCTTTTGCTGTCGCTGGTGGAAGCAGAGATTGCTCCTTGTTGATACAGTTGCGAGTACCGCTGATCCTCGCTTCTGGCGTTGCGGAGTTCGGCTTGTAGGCGGGCAATTGCGGCTTTTTGGGTTTGAATTTCCCCTTGCTGTTCGGCCCTGATGCGAGCAATTGTGGCTTCTTGCGCTGCGATTTCGGTGCTGCGATCGACTTCTAGGCGCGCAACGATCGCCTGTTGCGCTGCGATCTCGTTGCTGCGATCGGCGGATAAACGGCTAATAGTCGCTTTTTGGGCTTGGATTTCGCCGTTTTTGGCTCCAGCTTTGACTTTCGCTAGGTTTGCCTCGGCGACGCGCACTTGTTCTTGAGCTTGTTCGAGGGCGGCTTGCAGGCGATCGCGACTGTCCAAAATTGCGATCGCCTGACCTGTTTTCACCCTGTCTCCCTCTTTAACTAAGAGTCGATCGATCCGGTTCCCTTCCGCCGCACCGGAGGCGGAGACTTTAATTACTTCTCCTCTGGGTTCGAGTCGCCCCAAGGCTGTAACTCGGGTTAATTGGGATGCTGCGACGGCGGCTGCTGCTGCTACTGCGTTGGGATCGGGTATGCGCGATCGCCAGATGGTGTACCCTGTGGTTCCCCCTGCCGCCAGGGTTGCTACTGCTGCCACAGCTAGGAGTTGTTTAACTAGGGATGGATTTGAGGATAAGCCGTCGGCTGTTGCTCGGTGTACCATGACACACCTCATCATTTAGGTTGATAAAACTAAACGGTTTAGTTCTAAATTAAATACTAAACCGTTCAGTATAATGATGTCAAGACCCGAAGCAAGAATTACAAAGACAAGCGATGGCCAGGACAAAACCCAGCGAACCAGACAGCGCCGCAGCAAGTGACAAAACCGAGCAAATCCTGCAAGGTGCGATGCAAGAATTTTTAACCCACGGCTACGCGGGGACGAGTATGGACAAGGTAGCGAAGACGGGAGGAGTTTCCAAAGCCACGGTTTACAGCTATTTTGCAGATAAAGAAGGATTATTCGTTGCCTTGGTACAGCGGCTGGCGCAAAAAAAAGTCCATTTTACAGTTCTGGATGAAGAACCGGCCGTAGCGCTGCGATTCGTTGCCACAACTCTATTAGAGCAGGTGACGCAGGAACCTGAATTCCTCAATTTTGTGAGGTTAGTGATTGCGGAGTCAGGGCGTTTTCCCCAGCTAGCGCAGACTTTTGTGAAAAACTTAGCTAAACCGGGTATTGAGCGGCTTACTCAATATTTCGCATCGCATCCAGAGTTAA includes:
- a CDS encoding ABC transporter permease, with amino-acid sequence MIGLIQPLQQLRRRTPLGWLQLSHDKGRMLVAVAGIAFADVLMFMQLGFQNALYTSNTRLHQALQTDLVLIHPQARNLINLSSFPRRRLYQAMNVPGVKSAEPLYVKIANWKNPETRRETSLMVVGFNPNQPAFALPEVNQNLSAIKLPDTVLFDRASRGDYQGTIAQIDRGKAVKAEVERRTINVSGLFTVGASFAADGILMTSDQNYLRLFPRQNAASVNAGLIQLQPGADPVEVQQVLKSYLPPDVKVLTKQEFIDFEKNYWAKNTAIGFVFNLGVAMGFVVGVIIVYQVLSTDVSDHMGEYATFKAMGYRNVYLLGIVFEEALILSVLGFLPGVGVSLGLYSLTRTATNLPLYMTLLRAFIVLLLNVIMCTISGAIATRKLQAADPADMF
- a CDS encoding biotin/lipoyl-binding protein, translated to MVHRATADGLSSNPSLVKQLLAVAAVATLAAGGTTGYTIWRSRIPDPNAVAAAAAVAASQLTRVTALGRLEPRGEVIKVSASGAAEGNRIDRLLVKEGDRVKTGQAIAILDSRDRLQAALEQAQEQVRVAEANLAKVKAGAKNGEIQAQKATISRLSADRSNEIAAQQAIVARLEVDRSTEIAAQEATIARIRAEQQGEIQTQKAAIARLQAELRNARSEDQRYSQLYQQGAISASTSDSKSLAAETTQQQLNEGKAKLNQIQQSRQQQINEAQAKLNQIQQSRQQQINEAQAKLSQIQESRQQQINEAVANLDRIAEVRPVDIAAAAAEVSSATSAAKGAKANLDLAYIRAPRDAQVLKIHTHPGERVGNDGIVELGQTREMLAVAEIYESDVDKVRLGQTAKITSDALTGELRGTVEHIGLQVQRQNIVNTDPSANIDGRIVEVKVRLDAPSSQKVAGLTNLQVKVAIGEIKD
- a CDS encoding TetR/AcrR family transcriptional regulator, translating into MARTKPSEPDSAAASDKTEQILQGAMQEFLTHGYAGTSMDKVAKTGGVSKATVYSYFADKEGLFVALVQRLAQKKVHFTVLDEEPAVALRFVATTLLEQVTQEPEFLNFVRLVIAESGRFPQLAQTFVKNLAKPGIERLTQYFASHPELKLPDPEATARIFIGSLVYFQLTQHMMHGKDIIPMERDRLIDGLLHLILSAQSNS